The following coding sequences are from one Bos mutus isolate GX-2022 chromosome 22, NWIPB_WYAK_1.1, whole genome shotgun sequence window:
- the FLRT1 gene encoding leucine-rich repeat transmembrane protein FLRT1 — protein MVVAHPTAAAATTATPATTVTATVVMTTATMDLRDWLFLCYGLIAFLTEVIDSTTCPSVCRCDNGFIYCNDRGLTSIPADIPDDATTLYLQNNQINNAGIPQDLKTKVNVQVIYLYENDLDEFPVNLPRSLRELHLQDNNVRTIARDSLARIPLLEKLHLDDNSVSTVSIEEDAFADSKQLKLLFLSRNHLSSIPSGLPRTLEELRLDDNRISTIPLHAFKGLSSLRRLVLDGNLLANQRIADDTFSRLQNLTELSLVRNSLAAPPLNLPSARLQKLYLQDNAISHVPYNTLAKMRELERLDLSNNNLTTLPRGLFDDLENLAQLLLRNNPWFCGCNLLWLRDWVKARAAVVNVRGLMCQGPEKVRGMAIKDITSEMDECFEAGAQGGAVNAAAKTTHASDHASVTTPQGSLFTLKAKRPGLRLPDSSLDYPMATGDSAKTLAIHVKPLTADSIRITWKATLPASSFRLSWLRLGHSPAVGSITETLVQGDKTEYLLTALEPKSTYIICMVTMDTGNTYVADETPVCAKAETADSSGPATTLNQEQNADPMAGLPLAGIIGGAVALVFLFLVLGAICWYVHRASELLTRERAYNRGSRKKDDYLESGTKKDNSILEIRGPGLQMLPINPYRAKEEYVVHTIFPSNGSSLCKGTHTIGYGTTRGYRDGGIPDIDYSYT, from the coding sequence ATGGTGGTGGCACACCCCACCGCTGCCGCCGCCACCACCGCCACGCCCGCCACCACCGTCACGGCCACCGTCGTGATGACCACAGCCACCATGGACCTGCGGGACTGGCTTTTCCTCTGCTACGGGCTCATCGCCTTCCTGACGGAGGTCATCGACAGCACCACGTGCCCCTCTGTGTGCCGCTGCGACAACGGCTTCATCTACTGCAACGACCGGGGGCTCACGTCCATCCCCGCCGACATCCCCGATGACGCCACCACCCTCTACCTGCAGAACAACCAGATCAACAACGCCGGCATCCCCCAGGACCTCAAGACCAAGGTCAACGTGCAGGTCATCTACCTGTATGAGAACGACCTGGACGAGTTCCCCGTCAACCTGCCCCGCTCCCTGAGGGAGCTGCATCTGCAGGACAACAACGTGCGCACCATCGCCCGGGACTCGCTGGCCCGCATCCCGCTGCTGGAGAAGCTGCACCTGGACGACAACTCCGTGTCCACCGTCAGCATCGAGGAGGATGCCTTCGCCGACAGCAAGCAGCTCAAGCTGCTCTTCCTGAGCAGGAACCACCTGAGCAGCATTCCCTCGGGGCTGCCCCGCACGCTGGAGGAGCTGCGGCTGGACGACAACCGCATCTCCACCATCCCGCTGCACGCCTTCAAGGGCCTCAGCAGCCTGCGGCGCCTGGTGCTGGACGGCAACCTGCTGGCCAACCAGCGCATCGCCGACGACACCTTCAGCCGCCTGCAGAACCTGACCGAGCTCTCACTGGTGCGCAACTCGCTGGCCGCCCCGCCCCTCAACCTGCCCAGCGCCCGCCTGCAGAAGCTCTACCTGCAGGACAATGCCATCAGCCACGTGCCCTACAACACGCTGGCCAAGATGCGCGAGCTGGAGCGCCTGGACCTGTCCAACAACAACCTGACCACGCTGCCCCGCGGCCTGTTCGACGACCTGGAGAACCTAGCCCAGCTGCTGCTCCGGAACAACCCTTGGTTCTGCGGCTGTAACCTCCTGTGGCTGCGGGACTGGGTGAAGGCGCGGGCGGCCGTGGTCAACGTGCGCGGTCTCATGTGCCAGGGCCCCGAGAAGGTCCGGGGCATGGCCATCAAGGACATCACCAGCGAGATGGACGAGTGCTTCGAGGCGGGGGCGCAGGGCGGCGCAGTCAACGCCGCTGCTAAGACCACACACGCCAGTGACCATGCCTCTGTCACCACGCCCCAGGGCTCTCTCTTCACCCTCAAGGCCAAGAGGCCGGGGCTGCGCCTCCCCGACTCCAGCCTCGACTACCCCATGGCCACGGGCGATAGTGCCAAGACCCTGGCCATCCACGTGAAGCCCCTGACGGCGGACTCCATCCGCATCACATGGAAGGCCACGCTGCCCGCCTCCTCCTTCCGGCTCAGCTGGCTGCGCCTGGGCCACAGCCCGGCCGTGGGCTCCATCACGGAGACCCTGGTGCAGGGCGACAAGACAGAGTACCTGCTGACGGCCCTGGAGCCCAAGTCCACCTACATCATCTGCATGGTCACCATGGACACCGGCAACACCTACGTGGCCGACGAGACGCCCGTGTGCGCCAAGGCGGAGACGGCCGACAGCTCCGGCCCCGCCACCACCCTCAACCAGGAGCAGAACGCTGACCCCATGGCGGGCCTGCCCCTGGCGGGCATCATCGGTGGCGCCGTAGCCCTCGTCTTCCTCTTCCTGGTCCTCGGGGCCATCTGCTGGTACGTGCACAGGGCCAGCGAGCTGCTGACCAGGGAGCGGGCCTACAACCGGGGCAGCCGGAAAAAGGACGACTATCTGGAGTCGGGGACCAAGAAGGATAACTCCATCTTGGAGATCCGCGGCCCCGGGTTGCAGATGCTGCCCATCAACCCTTACCGCGCCAAAGAGGAGTACGTGGTCCACACCATCTTCCCCTCCAACGGCAGCAGCCTCTGCAAGGGCACGCACACCATCGGCTACGGCACCACACGGGGCTATCGCGACGGGGGCATCCCCGACATAGACTACTCCTACACCTGA